From one Planococcus citri chromosome 3, ihPlaCitr1.1, whole genome shotgun sequence genomic stretch:
- the LOC135841595 gene encoding DNA excision repair protein ERCC-8-like, with the protein MYKIVENVKAGIEKPSAISNALIGRRASNLDVSDCKRISHDDTFTVSIQHLQGDNCEGRFLLSGRSNGSLLLHNIKNMTTSMKYECKRLWKCTKADKDGHRYSVECVRWFPTDNGIFVSGGFDKTLKIWDTSCLECVETLRFEGKIYNFDLSPARTRNCTVAVCSSKGIVSILELHSGTNVHTLKHHQGDVLSCNWSPFEEHILATGGTDNKVLIWDIRSAKSCLMSLNRCNTKENNACNPCKNNFTAHTGAVNAVKFVRGGLKLVSCGTDNSIRLWDTLDGKNELVDYESFVNSSKKSVQIDVSRFTTPEYMYIPCNDSINVYQVESGKLIKQLGGHFSNVNCCYYEPFQHELYSGCTDGLILIWCDDDLQSTTYCSSCDWPQIADFLG; encoded by the exons atgtataaaatagTCGAAAACGTGAAAGCTGGGATCGAAAAACCTTCGGCAATATCTAATGCTCTAATTGGCAGACGTGCTTCTAATTTGGACGTTAGTGACTGCAAAAGAATCTCGCACGATGACACATTTACCGTCAGTATTCAACACTTACAAGGAGACAACTGCGAAGGCAGATT TTTACTGTCGGGTCGTAGTAATGGATcactgctgcttcacaatatcAAAAACATGACAACATCTATGAAATACGAATGTAAACGTCTTTGGAAATGTACAAAAGCAGATAAAGATGGTCATCGGTATAGCGTAGAATGCGTACGATGGTTTCCAACCGATAATGGTATCTTTGTTTCCGGAGGTTTcgataaaacgttgaaaatttgggatACGAGCTGCCTAGAGTGCGTTGAAACTTTACGATTCGAAGgaaaaatctataattttgaTCTCTCTCCAGCTCGTACTAGGAACTGTACAGTTGCAG TGTGCAGCAGTAAAGGTATAGTATCGATACTAGAACTTCACTCGGGCACTAACGTCCATACGTTGAAACATCACCAAGGAGATGTACTATCCTGTAACTGGTCTCCTTTCGAAGAACACATCTTAGCCACCGGTGGTACCGATAACAAAGTACTCATATGGGATATTCGTTCTGCTAAAAGCTGTCTAATGAGTTTAAATCGATGCAATACCAAAGAAAACAACGCTTGTAATCCTTGTAAAAATAACTTCACAGCACATACAGGCGCTGTAAACGCGGTGAAATTTGTCAGAGGTGGTTTGAAATTGGTTTCTTGCGGTACAGACAACTCGATTCGATTATGGGATACGTTAGATGGTAAAAATGAACTAGTGGATTACGAATCTTTTGTGAACTCTTCGAAAAAAAGCGTACAAATTGACGTATCGAGGTTTACTACACCCGAATACATGTATATTCCGTGCAACGATTCAATCAACGTTTATCAAGTCGAGTCTGGTAAATTAATCAAGCAACTCGGAGGTCATTTCAGCAATGTTAACTGTTGTTATTACGAACCTTTTCAACACGAATTATACTCCGGTTGTACCGATGGACTTATTTTAATCTGGTGCGATGATGATCTACAATCGACGACGTATTGTAGCAGCTGCGATTGGCCTCAAATAGCCGATTTTTTAGGTTAA
- the LOC135841596 gene encoding structural maintenance of chromosomes protein 6-like: MAVAKGKVREYSVKMSDLDQENPDGSPRPKRSRLTRSQPFQVLSLPTVSNRQRNSRVAVSQSPNVIVELEPLHYESENSIAGVIKKLELTNFMCHGNFDIEFNPRINFISGANGSGKSAIQTAIAIGLGGTASKTNRSSKIEGLIKHGCHAGSIAITLSNTGSNAFRQDIYGNQIKIVRRITPSSSTYHIYNQWGKSISSKKADLDAITTKFKIQPNNPISILNQDMARNFLSSNKAENKYLMFKKATCLDEAEAMLANILAKVADHRMLILEKEKTEEIVDKEIDGMNEKMKLVDELKEKKKRKFQLENEYMWCEVHKHREELIRLEDICEEQENAKKELLEQVEEIKSGITERENKIEELQQNLATLENETRSKEETVQKYRKEFRDKRNKCLEKAEECKRIAETIKNKHSDKEQLQASLDDVEREENENKARKEEAQEKIARFQNSLKENESKVRVLQQEIDRLNQTKDELKQMKDNKERQLEELNQEIRANERQMGSLKNADNLSVYDTWMPTLVQRIEEAVQRGKFSKPPKGPLGRYIQVRHDQWTNAIESHLSTGWLTSFFVNNKDDRIELYKIMDQVVKGRKPTVHCSQFQERDRNNMLPQIEVRYGSYLNMYRALKISDPVVANFLMDSKNIHQVLLIEDTKICRQLMSDPKWVKNCSTIINQNADSYNQGCRYYANMRPTRARLLQKSVAHHLQSLKEEIEEKKHAMVTARKDFTSLNEKFTNATRKIEHLHSESEKCRNKNLMAARAVSELKRVINAEMPSLQTRVEEFTSLEKEIAELEEKKERATEEHKELHEAMTQAKKYLDKCGIGDTGLQQGQLKEEIGKLQKEIDAQTRRIQNYEKKIEELNTKMAVVQKKTEDCRKRTEEKCSQVSTYSQSQEPAENERRTMAEVKHEIDQIDYFIEEVEKKVGNEVISFEKELLQKSANQKKFKKMFRELKRMHEKYREMSKDRKGTIEGVRHISATVVMTQFENVIQSRHYRGYLDFDHPRGRLEIQLAPPDSGSSFMNSESLSGGEKSVSTVAFLMALWSNMDLPFYSMDEYDVFMDAINRRTITKLLTDFAQDKSSRQFIFLTPLDVSLIQTGPNVTVHRVNKVV, translated from the exons ATGGCAGTCGCCAAAGGTAAAGTACGTGAATATTCGGTTAAGATGTCCGATTTAGATCAAGAAAATCCAGACGGTTCTCCAAGACCAAAGAGGTCCAGATTAACTAGATCACAACCATTTCAAGTATTGTCTCTTCCTACGGTCTCAAACAGACAAAGAAACTCCAGAGTAGCTGTTTCCCAATCGCCGAACGTAATCGTAGAGCTTGAGCCATTGCATTATGAATCTGAAAAC AGCATCGCTGGTGTTATTAAGAAATTGGAACTTACCAACTTCATGTGCCATGGAAATTTCGATATCGAATTCAATCCTAGGATTAACTTTATATCGGGAGCTAATGGCAGCGGTAAAAGCGCTATACAGACTGCTATAGCTATAGGACTCGGCGGAACCGCTTCAAAGACTAATCGCAGTTCTAAAATCGAAG GACTGATCAAACACGGTTGTCACGCTGGTAGCATAGCGATCACGTTGAGCAATACGGGATCAAACGCTTTTAGACAGGATATTTATGGAAATCAGATTAAAATTGTTCGTCGTATCACTCCTTCATCATCCACTTATCATATATACAATCAATGGg GCAAATCAATAAGCAGTAAAAAAGCTGATTTGGATGCGATAACaacgaaattcaaaatacaacCTAATAACCCTATCAGTATTTTGAACCAAGATATGGCCAGAAATTTCCTCAGCTCAAACAAAGCGGAAAACAAATACTTGATGTTCAAAAAGGCGACGTGTTTGGATGAAGCCGAAGCTATGCTGGCTAATATCCTCGCTAAAGTAGCCGACCATAGAATGCTCATCTTGGAGAAAGAGAAG ACGGAAGAGATCGTTGATAAAGAGATCGAcggaatgaatgaaaaaatgaaattagtcGACGAActcaaagaaaagaaaaaacgaaaatttcaactggAAAACGAATATATGTGGTGTGAG GTGCACAAACATCGTGAAGAACTGATCCGATTGGAAGACATTTGCGAAGAGCAAGAAAATGCTAAAAAAGAATTACTGGAGCAAGTCGAAGAAATCAAGAGCGGAATAACTGAGAGAGAGAATAAAATAGA GGAATTACAGCAGAATCTCGCTACTTTAGAGAACGAAACTCGTAGCAAGGAGGAAACcgtgcagaagtatcgaaaggAGTTCAGAGATAAAAGGAACAAGTGTCTTGAAAAAGCCGAAGAATGTAAAAGGATTGCGGAGACGATCAAAAATAAACATAGCGATAAGGAGCAGCTTCAGGCATCTCTGGATGATGTGGAAAG GGAGGAAAACGAGAACAAGGCTAGAAAAGAGGAAGCGCAAGAAAAAATAGCGCGCTTTCAAAACAGCCTGAAAGAAAACGAAAGTAAAGTGCGAGTTTTGCAGCAAGAAATTGACAGGTTGAACCAAACTAAGGACGAACTGAAGCAAATGAAAGATAACAAAGAACGCCAGCTTGAGGAATTAAATCAAGAAATAA GAGCCAACGAAAGACAGATGGGCTCGTTGAAAAATGCTGATAATTTATCCGTCTATGATACGTGGATGCCTACTCTCGTTCAACGAATCGAAGAAGCTGTTCaaagaggaaaattttcaaagcctcCGAAAGGCCCTCTGG GTCGTTACATTCAAGTGAGACATGATCAATGGACGAACGCGATCGAAAGTCATTTAAGTACCGGTTGGCTCACTTCATTCTTCGTTAACAACAAAGATGATAGAATTGAATTATACAAGATAATGGACCAGGTTGTCAAAGGAAGAAAACCGACGGTTCATTGCAGTCAGTTTCAAGAAAGG GATCGTAATAATATGTTGCCTCAAATAGAGGTCAGGTACGGCTCGTACCTCAATATGTACAGAGCATTAAAAATAAGCGACCCGGTAGTTGCCAATTTCCTGATGGATAGCAAGAATATCCATCAAGTATTGCTCATCGAAGATACCAAAATATGTCGTCAACTTATGTCGGACCCAAAATGGGTAAAGAATTGCTCAACAATTATTAATCAGAACGCAGACTCGTACAATCAAGGATGCAGATACTACGCTAATATGCGTCCAACACGAGCACGTCTGCTGCAGAAAAGCGTCGCACATCACTTACA atCTCTGAAAGAAGAAATCGAAGAGAAGAAACACGCTATGGTCACAGCGCGGAAAGATTTCACTTCGCTTAACGAAAAGTTCACCAACGCTACTCGTAAAATAGAGCATCTTCATtctgaaagtgaaaaatgtcgaaacaaaaatttgatggcaGCCAGAGCTGTTTCCGAATTGAAACGTGTGATCAACGCCGAAATGCCTTCACTTCAAACGCGAGTCGAAGAATTCACTAGTTTGGAAAAAGAAATCGCTGAATTGGAAGAGAAAAAAGAG AGAGCGACGGAAGAACATAAAGAACTTCATGAAGCCATGACTCAGGCTAAAAAATACTTAGATAAGTGTGGCATTGGAGATACCGGTTTACAGCAGGGTCAACTCAAA GAAGAAATAGGAAAACTGCAGAAAGAAATCGACGCGCAGACGAGACGTATacaaaattacgagaaaaaaatcgaagaattgaATACAAAGATGGCTGTCGTGCAGAAGAAAACCGAAGATTGTCGAAAAAGAACCGAAGAGAAATGCAGTCAAGTTAGCACGTACTCGCAGTCTCAAGAACCAGCCGAAAACGAAAGAAG GACTATGGCAGAAGTGAAGCACGAGATTGATCAAATCGACTATTTCATTGAAGAAGTCGAAAAGAAAGTGGGAAATGAAGTTATAAGTTTCGAGAAAGAATTATTGCAGAAAAGtgcgaatcaaaaaaaattcaagaaaatgttcCGAGAGTTGAAAAGAATGCACGAA AAATATAGAGAGATGAGCAAGGACCGCAAAGGTACGATCGAAGGTGTACGTCATATAAGCGCCACAGTAGTAATGACCCAATTCGAAAATGTCATCCAAAGCAGACACTATAGG GGGTACTTGGATTTTGATCATCCTAGAGGTCGACTCGAAATCCAACTCGCTCCGCCCGACTCGGGTTCTTCGTTTATGAACAGCGAGTCTCTTTCCGGTGGTGAAAAGTCAGTCTCAACTGTCGCATTCTTGATGGCATTGTGGTCCAATATGGATCTTCCTTTCTACTCTATGGACGAATACGACGTCTTTATG gATGCCATCAATAGAAGAACGATTACTAAATTATTGACTGATTTTGCCCAAGACAAGAGTTCTCGTCAGTTCATTTTCCTAACCCCGTTAGATGTATCGTTGATTCAAACAGGCCCTAATGTCACTGTCCACAG GGTGAATAAAGTCGTGTAA